Genomic DNA from bacterium:
TAACCACCACCAACCCCAAGAAGTAGCTAGGGTGACAAGAACTTTGAGTATAACCCAAAAATAAACAGTATTAGACACGACGGAAGCCTCTACAAAATTAGAAGGGATTCCAAAGTAAGAATAAAAACCACTTTGAGTGAGAATGGTTACAACATATAGGTAAATTGCTATCACAGGAATACTCCAGATTTTTTTACTCATACAATAAGAATTATTTTAACATTGTGGTAACGATAGTAAGTTGTCATTCCAATAACCATCGGCATGAGTGCGAAGATATGGTTTCATCCCATTGTTAGGCTTTACAATCCCAACCTCAGAACGATGTTGTCCTGTCATTACAAAGAAATTATTTGTGCCACTATTAATTCTACTGATAGCATCTTCACGTGTTATAATCCATCCCTCAGACAAGTTTCCAACATGGGTAATGTGTTCATGGTTGCTATATCTATCAGGCTTTCTTATGTGTGTAATTTGATGTATTGACATATATTTTATTGAAATTAAATTTTAATGTTTTTTATCTATTATCCTTGATGGATCGTTACCATAACTATCCTTATCTTGTATCTGACCATTTCTACCATGTATAACATGTTCTGAATGGCGTGATTTTGCTTCACTTATAGCTCTTTTTTCTGCTAATTCTTTTGTGCTGTGAGTAGACAAAGGCTTAGAAGATCCTTCTTCTTTTACTGCCCACCTTTTACCATTTGGAACTGTGTGTATGTTTTTTGATGACATGGTTGTTTAAATTAATTGGTACGGGGTACAGTGTAAGCTAACACAGCTAACATTGCAAGTAAAAAAATTATAGGCAACCTTGTTGAGAATCTGTCAATGGGTACATCTCCTCCAACCTAAATTTAACAACGACTGGGTTAACATTAAAAATATCAGAGAGCGCTGAAATGGCCTCATCTTTTTTATTCTGATCTAATGCCATAATACCAAATACTCCCCTACTAACTAGGTATGGTACGATCGCTTTCCCAACTAAAATTCTCGGGAGCAATAAAGCTGCCATAGCACGGTTGGCTTGATACTCCCACCACTGTCCATTGTATTTGGTATTACTTTCTACGCCCTTAATGTCTCTACATAAAACTCTTAGCGTATCATCATGACTATCATCAAATAATTTTTTGGTTTTTACACCAACAACAAACAGATAAGCATGCAATAATCCATGCCCCGCCTCGTGGGCTAGGGTTGTACGAACTCTTCTCTCTGACACGACCGTGCCTTCTTCATCCAACTTGCTATCAACAACGATATTTTCCACTCCATTAGCACCAAATTTTGTAAAACCAAGGATCCCATCTGGCAATCTTTCATATTGAGGAGTGGTCTTAAATCTTTTCTCCACAAACCAATCTATCCTTATAGGTTCGGGATTCTCTGGCATCAAATTTAGTTTGATCAATTCAGCATCACATATTTCCTCTATTTCTTCGAGTTTGTAGAAGGGACGTTCTTTTGTTGGGCCGCTAAAAGATCTAGAACTTCTCATGTTATTTTGTATTATCCTTATTCTTTTTTTTAGAGTAATTTTCAGCAAACTTTATCAAAGCTTCAGGCTTAACGTCTCGATCCATAAGTGTTCTAAAGGCAAACGCTAACTTTGGATTCAAATTTAATTTTCTAAGATCTTCAGTTGGAGGGCGCGTATCATGCTTTTTTAATTCATCCAAGGAAATATTTAAATACTTTGCTATTTTAGCAAAAACTTCTTCAGATGGATTTCTCTTACCCAACTCTATATCTGATATAAACGCAGGAGAACAACCGATCTTCTTTGCAAACTCCCTTAAAGAAGTACCATTTTTATCTCTTTCTTCTCTAATATACTGACCTAGTGTTAACATTGATGTAAGCTTATACTGTTAACGCAATATTGTCAACAACGATATTGACACATAAAACTCTAATGTGTCACAACTTTTTATATTTTTCCGTTATTACTGAAATATCAGCAATAAAGAAATCTCCAAATAAATTTATCAACACTTCCTATTCCCTTTTATATTTGATTGTTTAAAATAAAAACATGATAAGACTTCAAGTGTAAAGTGCGAAGCTCAAAACACATAAAGTGAAATCCGAATCGGTTAGAAATTAATAATTAAAAAATAAATAATAATATGAATGATAACTTTAATCAAAAGTTGGTTATTGAGTATGTCTCAATTTCTG
This window encodes:
- a CDS encoding DUF3892 domain-containing protein gives rise to the protein MSIHQITHIRKPDRYSNHEHITHVGNLSEGWIITREDAISRINSGTNNFFVMTGQHRSEVGIVKPNNGMKPYLRTHADGYWNDNLLSLPQC
- a CDS encoding DUF2188 domain-containing protein — translated: MSSKNIHTVPNGKRWAVKEEGSSKPLSTHSTKELAEKRAISEAKSRHSEHVIHGRNGQIQDKDSYGNDPSRIIDKKH
- a CDS encoding helix-turn-helix transcriptional regulator, which codes for MLTLGQYIREERDKNGTSLREFAKKIGCSPAFISDIELGKRNPSEEVFAKIAKYLNISLDELKKHDTRPPTEDLRKLNLNPKLAFAFRTLMDRDVKPEALIKFAENYSKKKNKDNTK